The following coding sequences lie in one Capsicum annuum cultivar UCD-10X-F1 chromosome 5, UCD10Xv1.1, whole genome shotgun sequence genomic window:
- the LOC107870872 gene encoding protein NDL1 isoform X1 has translation MSDSSSDSVSLDVETIYLGGKEHVVRTGYGSVSVIVYGDQEKPALITYPDLALNYMSCFQGLFFCPEAASLLLHNFCIYHISPPGHEVFVNWSKFLQLGASAICSEIPVPSVDDLTDQIAEVLNYFGLGAVMCMGVIAGAYILTLFAMKHRERVLGLILVSPLCRAPSWTEWFYNKVMSNLIYFYGMCGVLKEFLLHRYFSKEVRGSADVPESDIAQACRRLLDERQSMNVWRFLQAIDGRTDITDGLKTVKCRILIFVGDDSPFHSEALHMTAKLDRRFSALVEVQACGSMVTEEQPHAMLIPMEFFLMGHGLFRPNQFSGSPRSPLSPSCIAPELLSPESMGLKLKPIKTRIAAKIHGA, from the exons ATGTCAGATTCAAGCAGTGATTCCGTTTCGCTCGACGTTGAGACAATCTATCTTGGTGGAAAG GAGCATGTTGTACGTACTGGCTACGGTTCTGTGTCAGTTATAGTATATGGGGACCAAGAGAAGCCGGCACTAATCACTTATCCTGATCTAGCACTAAATT ATATGTCATGTTTCCAAGGACTCTTCTTCTGTCCAGAAGCAGCTTCTTTGCTGCTCCACAATTTTTGCATTTACCACATTAGTCCTCCTGGGCATGAGGTCTTTGTGAACTGGTCAA AGTTCTTGCAGCTGGGAGCATCAGCAATTTGTTCAGAGATTCCTGTACCATCGGTGGATGATTTAACAGATCAGATAGCTGAGGTTCTTAACTATTTTGG GCTTGGAGCAGTGATGTGTATGGGAGTAATTGCTGGTGCTTACATACTCACCTTATTTGCT ATGAAACATAGGGAGCGTGTTCTTGGTTTGATTCTTGTTTCCCCTCTATGCAGAGCACCTTCTTGGACTGAATGGTTTTACAATAAG GTCATGTCAAATTTAATATACTTCTACGGGATGTGTGGTGTTCTGAAAGAGTTTCTGCTGCACCGCTACTTCAGCAAG GAAGTTCGTGGATCTGCAGATGTTCCAGAATCAGATATAGCTCAAGCATGCAGAAGG TTGCTAGACGAGAGGCAGAGTATGAATGTTTGGCGCTTTCTTCAAGCCATTGATGG GAGAACTGATATCACAGATGGATTAAAGACAGTCAAATGTCGAATCCTCATATTTGTCGGGGATGACTCTCCTTTCCATTCGGAGGCCCTCCATATGACGGCTAAATTAGATCGAAGATTCAGTGCCCTAGTTGAG GTACAGGCATGTGGATCAATGGTGACAGAAGAACAGCCACATGCTATGTTAATACCAATGGAGTTTTTCCTCATGGGGCATGGACTATTCAGACCAAATCAGTTCAGTGGCAGCCCTAGAAGTCCTCTCAGTCCGTCTTGCATTGCCCCTGAGCTTCTCTCTCCAGAAAGCATGGGGTTAAAACTGAAACCTATCAAGACTCGGATTGCAGCCAAGATCCACGGTGCATAG
- the LOC107870872 gene encoding protein NDL1 isoform X2, with product MSDSSSDSVSLDVETIYLGGKEHVVRTGYGSVSVIVYGDQEKPALITYPDLALNYMSCFQGLFFCPEAASLLLHNFCIYHISPPGHELGASAICSEIPVPSVDDLTDQIAEVLNYFGLGAVMCMGVIAGAYILTLFAMKHRERVLGLILVSPLCRAPSWTEWFYNKVMSNLIYFYGMCGVLKEFLLHRYFSKEVRGSADVPESDIAQACRRLLDERQSMNVWRFLQAIDGRTDITDGLKTVKCRILIFVGDDSPFHSEALHMTAKLDRRFSALVEVQACGSMVTEEQPHAMLIPMEFFLMGHGLFRPNQFSGSPRSPLSPSCIAPELLSPESMGLKLKPIKTRIAAKIHGA from the exons ATGTCAGATTCAAGCAGTGATTCCGTTTCGCTCGACGTTGAGACAATCTATCTTGGTGGAAAG GAGCATGTTGTACGTACTGGCTACGGTTCTGTGTCAGTTATAGTATATGGGGACCAAGAGAAGCCGGCACTAATCACTTATCCTGATCTAGCACTAAATT ATATGTCATGTTTCCAAGGACTCTTCTTCTGTCCAGAAGCAGCTTCTTTGCTGCTCCACAATTTTTGCATTTACCACATTAGTCCTCCTGGGCATGAG CTGGGAGCATCAGCAATTTGTTCAGAGATTCCTGTACCATCGGTGGATGATTTAACAGATCAGATAGCTGAGGTTCTTAACTATTTTGG GCTTGGAGCAGTGATGTGTATGGGAGTAATTGCTGGTGCTTACATACTCACCTTATTTGCT ATGAAACATAGGGAGCGTGTTCTTGGTTTGATTCTTGTTTCCCCTCTATGCAGAGCACCTTCTTGGACTGAATGGTTTTACAATAAG GTCATGTCAAATTTAATATACTTCTACGGGATGTGTGGTGTTCTGAAAGAGTTTCTGCTGCACCGCTACTTCAGCAAG GAAGTTCGTGGATCTGCAGATGTTCCAGAATCAGATATAGCTCAAGCATGCAGAAGG TTGCTAGACGAGAGGCAGAGTATGAATGTTTGGCGCTTTCTTCAAGCCATTGATGG GAGAACTGATATCACAGATGGATTAAAGACAGTCAAATGTCGAATCCTCATATTTGTCGGGGATGACTCTCCTTTCCATTCGGAGGCCCTCCATATGACGGCTAAATTAGATCGAAGATTCAGTGCCCTAGTTGAG GTACAGGCATGTGGATCAATGGTGACAGAAGAACAGCCACATGCTATGTTAATACCAATGGAGTTTTTCCTCATGGGGCATGGACTATTCAGACCAAATCAGTTCAGTGGCAGCCCTAGAAGTCCTCTCAGTCCGTCTTGCATTGCCCCTGAGCTTCTCTCTCCAGAAAGCATGGGGTTAAAACTGAAACCTATCAAGACTCGGATTGCAGCCAAGATCCACGGTGCATAG
- the LOC107870872 gene encoding protein NDL1 isoform X3 gives MSCFQGLFFCPEAASLLLHNFCIYHISPPGHEVFVNWSKFLQLGASAICSEIPVPSVDDLTDQIAEVLNYFGLGAVMCMGVIAGAYILTLFAMKHRERVLGLILVSPLCRAPSWTEWFYNKVMSNLIYFYGMCGVLKEFLLHRYFSKEVRGSADVPESDIAQACRRLLDERQSMNVWRFLQAIDGRTDITDGLKTVKCRILIFVGDDSPFHSEALHMTAKLDRRFSALVEVQACGSMVTEEQPHAMLIPMEFFLMGHGLFRPNQFSGSPRSPLSPSCIAPELLSPESMGLKLKPIKTRIAAKIHGA, from the exons ATGTCATGTTTCCAAGGACTCTTCTTCTGTCCAGAAGCAGCTTCTTTGCTGCTCCACAATTTTTGCATTTACCACATTAGTCCTCCTGGGCATGAGGTCTTTGTGAACTGGTCAA AGTTCTTGCAGCTGGGAGCATCAGCAATTTGTTCAGAGATTCCTGTACCATCGGTGGATGATTTAACAGATCAGATAGCTGAGGTTCTTAACTATTTTGG GCTTGGAGCAGTGATGTGTATGGGAGTAATTGCTGGTGCTTACATACTCACCTTATTTGCT ATGAAACATAGGGAGCGTGTTCTTGGTTTGATTCTTGTTTCCCCTCTATGCAGAGCACCTTCTTGGACTGAATGGTTTTACAATAAG GTCATGTCAAATTTAATATACTTCTACGGGATGTGTGGTGTTCTGAAAGAGTTTCTGCTGCACCGCTACTTCAGCAAG GAAGTTCGTGGATCTGCAGATGTTCCAGAATCAGATATAGCTCAAGCATGCAGAAGG TTGCTAGACGAGAGGCAGAGTATGAATGTTTGGCGCTTTCTTCAAGCCATTGATGG GAGAACTGATATCACAGATGGATTAAAGACAGTCAAATGTCGAATCCTCATATTTGTCGGGGATGACTCTCCTTTCCATTCGGAGGCCCTCCATATGACGGCTAAATTAGATCGAAGATTCAGTGCCCTAGTTGAG GTACAGGCATGTGGATCAATGGTGACAGAAGAACAGCCACATGCTATGTTAATACCAATGGAGTTTTTCCTCATGGGGCATGGACTATTCAGACCAAATCAGTTCAGTGGCAGCCCTAGAAGTCCTCTCAGTCCGTCTTGCATTGCCCCTGAGCTTCTCTCTCCAGAAAGCATGGGGTTAAAACTGAAACCTATCAAGACTCGGATTGCAGCCAAGATCCACGGTGCATAG
- the LOC107870872 gene encoding protein NDL1 isoform X4, giving the protein MSCFQGLFFCPEAASLLLHNFCIYHISPPGHELGASAICSEIPVPSVDDLTDQIAEVLNYFGLGAVMCMGVIAGAYILTLFAMKHRERVLGLILVSPLCRAPSWTEWFYNKVMSNLIYFYGMCGVLKEFLLHRYFSKEVRGSADVPESDIAQACRRLLDERQSMNVWRFLQAIDGRTDITDGLKTVKCRILIFVGDDSPFHSEALHMTAKLDRRFSALVEVQACGSMVTEEQPHAMLIPMEFFLMGHGLFRPNQFSGSPRSPLSPSCIAPELLSPESMGLKLKPIKTRIAAKIHGA; this is encoded by the exons ATGTCATGTTTCCAAGGACTCTTCTTCTGTCCAGAAGCAGCTTCTTTGCTGCTCCACAATTTTTGCATTTACCACATTAGTCCTCCTGGGCATGAG CTGGGAGCATCAGCAATTTGTTCAGAGATTCCTGTACCATCGGTGGATGATTTAACAGATCAGATAGCTGAGGTTCTTAACTATTTTGG GCTTGGAGCAGTGATGTGTATGGGAGTAATTGCTGGTGCTTACATACTCACCTTATTTGCT ATGAAACATAGGGAGCGTGTTCTTGGTTTGATTCTTGTTTCCCCTCTATGCAGAGCACCTTCTTGGACTGAATGGTTTTACAATAAG GTCATGTCAAATTTAATATACTTCTACGGGATGTGTGGTGTTCTGAAAGAGTTTCTGCTGCACCGCTACTTCAGCAAG GAAGTTCGTGGATCTGCAGATGTTCCAGAATCAGATATAGCTCAAGCATGCAGAAGG TTGCTAGACGAGAGGCAGAGTATGAATGTTTGGCGCTTTCTTCAAGCCATTGATGG GAGAACTGATATCACAGATGGATTAAAGACAGTCAAATGTCGAATCCTCATATTTGTCGGGGATGACTCTCCTTTCCATTCGGAGGCCCTCCATATGACGGCTAAATTAGATCGAAGATTCAGTGCCCTAGTTGAG GTACAGGCATGTGGATCAATGGTGACAGAAGAACAGCCACATGCTATGTTAATACCAATGGAGTTTTTCCTCATGGGGCATGGACTATTCAGACCAAATCAGTTCAGTGGCAGCCCTAGAAGTCCTCTCAGTCCGTCTTGCATTGCCCCTGAGCTTCTCTCTCCAGAAAGCATGGGGTTAAAACTGAAACCTATCAAGACTCGGATTGCAGCCAAGATCCACGGTGCATAG